The Vidua chalybeata isolate OUT-0048 chromosome 6, bVidCha1 merged haplotype, whole genome shotgun sequence genome has a segment encoding these proteins:
- the LOC128789252 gene encoding LOW QUALITY PROTEIN: cytosolic 5'-nucleotidase 1A-like (The sequence of the model RefSeq protein was modified relative to this genomic sequence to represent the inferred CDS: inserted 2 bases in 1 codon), which translates to MAELESTVINTNVKQKDPSTALVIAVTTRAIFNLEEEHKLFLEKGKEEYTRHQQANQDKPLPPGTAFAFIQVVQYVNKKILENNPAEXDLFDILVVSNNNPESSVRIINSAKHYGLGISKFCFVSDEDSTQYLKSHSVKLFLSGDRTDVCNALRRGVSAALVFQQEVQAPRTPLHMVFDGDVVFFSDETDQIFQEQGLEGAVQYEQAMETVPIGEGPLKASAMHLGKMCKKFGQEKSPIRTYLVTARSGRDMGIRAIKTLREWGLPIDEAFFMDGAPKGPILAQIQPHIFFDNRLHNIQGAQNVGVPSAWVPSCC; encoded by the exons atggcagagctggaaagcaCAGTCATAAACACCAATGTAAAACAG AAagaccccagcacagcactggtCATTGCTGTGACCACCAGAGCCATCTTCAACCTGGAGGAGGAGCACAAGCTCTTCCTGGAAAAGGGCAAGGAGGAGTACACGAGGCACCAGCAGGCCAACCAGGACAAGCCCCTGCCACCAGGCACAGCCTTTGCCTTCATCCAG GTAGTGCAGTATGTTAACAAGAAGATCCTGGAGAACAACCCAGCAGA GGACCTCTTTGACATCCTGGTGGTCTCCAACAACAACCCAGAGAGCAGCGTGCGCATCATCAACAGCGCCAAGCACTACG GCCTGGGGATCTCCAAGTTCTGCTTCGTCAGTGATGAGGACTCTACACAGTACCTGAAGTCCCACAGCGTCAAGCTGTTCCTCTCAGGTGACAGGACAGATGTCTGCAATGCCCTCCGGAGAG GGGTCTCAGCAGCGCTTGTCTTCCAGCAAGAGGTGCAGGCCCCCAGGACTCCACTCCACATGGTGTTTGACGGGGATGTTGTGTTCTTCTCCGACGAGACAGACCAGATCTTCCAggagcagggcctggagggggCTGTGCAGTACGAGCAGGCGATGGAGACAGTCCCCATAGGAGAG GGTCCCCTGAAGGCTTCTGCCATGCACCTTGGGAAGATGTGTAAGAAGTTTGGCCAGGAGAAATCCCCCATCCGCACCTACCTGGTGACAGCCCGCAGCGGCCGGGACATGGGCATCCGAGCCATCAAGACACTCCGGGAATGGGGTCTGCCCATCGACGAGGCTTTCTTCATGGATGGGGCTCCCAAAGGCCCCATCCTCGCCCAGATCCAGCCTCACATTTTCTTTGACAATAGGCTTCATAACATCCAAGGGGCCCAAAATGTGGGGGTACCCTCTGCCTGggtcccttcctgctgctga